The following coding sequences lie in one Halorussus halophilus genomic window:
- a CDS encoding universal stress protein, with product MGPSHVLVPLDGSPLADDALAHALDTFDCRVTVLNVVTPLDSAMSEGGVLDRSESETRHEAARERADELIEDAKHRAAEADRSVETAIETGDPAETIVAYVESHDVDHVVMGGHGGERNELARRLLGTVATAVVGEAPVTVTVVR from the coding sequence ATGGGCCCTTCGCACGTCCTCGTCCCGCTCGACGGCTCTCCCTTAGCAGACGACGCACTCGCCCACGCGCTCGACACCTTCGACTGCCGCGTGACGGTACTCAACGTCGTGACCCCGCTCGATTCCGCGATGAGCGAAGGGGGTGTCCTCGACCGCTCCGAGTCCGAGACGCGCCACGAAGCGGCCCGCGAACGCGCCGACGAACTCATCGAGGACGCGAAGCACCGCGCCGCGGAGGCAGACCGGAGCGTCGAGACTGCAATCGAAACCGGCGACCCTGCCGAGACAATCGTGGCGTACGTCGAATCCCACGACGTGGACCACGTGGTGATGGGCGGCCACGGCGGCGAGCGCAACGAACTCGCCAGACGACTCCTCGGGACGGTGGCGACGGCAGTCGTCGGCGAAGCACCGGTGACGGTGACCGTCGTTCGCTAG
- a CDS encoding S9 family peptidase, with the protein MTSGRLAVSDVLDVAYPSAPEWSADGRFVASLVYEDDGNALLLTEPTSGGRGDADEGSFDSWRFAPDEGHVTSFAWGPDPRPATLVATTDAGDTLLVDADERTARRVFTGPSGESNHEWSNDGETVGYYRDGRVCLREVASGAERVLDVPERGSFLPTSRTLAWSEDDEVLAFAFADRETRQVGAVDVATGDLRWRTDDTASTFDPVWLGDGQLLVEKIDSGRTVRRFVAVDIDSGERSELFREDDDRGVVSAGAPAVSPDGTRLAAALPLDGWDHVHVFNAVTGERAQLTGGAFEDTGLAGASPRWLDDETLVFASNRRDSGQRQLFAVTLDGAVTPLVTSQGTNVSPAPSPNGDRIAYLHADDERSPELRVVSVMSDALDGLGDGRDERAAAGDPARLTESVVEAWPVSPVTPEEVTFDSADGTEIHGYLFDPRETAAVADDATGLSSVVWVHGGPMRQMRAGWHPSRSYSLPYAFHQYLAERGYVGLFVNYRGGIGYGKAFRQALADGYGRDEMDDVVAAAEYLRERSYTSDSVGVWGLSYGGYATLQILGTHPEAFDVGVNLAGLADVENYESWAYESKFPAVESSQSAQLGGNPWEASEEWATASPETHVENYESPLYNFHGTADAYVNFEQLDIVIDALLEHDKEYDADYYPGEGHVFSKRATWRRTFRKIARLFDDHL; encoded by the coding sequence ATGACCAGCGGTCGTCTGGCCGTCTCGGACGTACTGGACGTGGCGTACCCGAGCGCTCCCGAGTGGTCCGCCGACGGTCGGTTCGTCGCGTCGCTCGTTTACGAGGACGACGGCAACGCACTACTGCTCACTGAGCCGACCTCCGGCGGCCGGGGCGATGCCGACGAGGGTTCGTTCGACTCGTGGCGCTTCGCTCCGGACGAGGGCCACGTGACGTCGTTCGCGTGGGGGCCCGACCCGCGCCCGGCGACCCTCGTCGCGACGACTGACGCCGGCGACACTCTCCTCGTCGATGCCGACGAACGTACCGCACGCCGCGTGTTCACCGGGCCGTCCGGGGAGTCCAACCACGAGTGGTCCAACGACGGGGAGACCGTCGGGTACTACCGCGACGGCCGCGTCTGCCTACGCGAGGTCGCGTCGGGCGCGGAGCGCGTCCTCGACGTGCCCGAGCGCGGTTCGTTCCTCCCGACGTCGAGGACGCTCGCATGGTCCGAAGACGACGAAGTACTCGCGTTCGCCTTCGCCGACCGGGAGACGCGGCAGGTCGGCGCGGTCGACGTCGCCACGGGCGACCTCCGCTGGCGGACGGACGACACTGCCTCGACGTTCGACCCCGTCTGGCTCGGCGACGGCCAGCTGCTCGTCGAGAAGATCGACTCCGGACGGACGGTTCGACGGTTCGTCGCGGTCGATATCGACTCCGGCGAGCGGAGTGAACTCTTCCGCGAGGACGACGACCGGGGCGTCGTCTCCGCCGGCGCGCCGGCCGTCTCGCCCGACGGGACGCGACTCGCGGCCGCGCTGCCGCTCGACGGCTGGGACCACGTCCACGTCTTCAACGCTGTGACGGGCGAGCGCGCCCAACTCACAGGCGGCGCGTTCGAGGACACGGGCCTCGCCGGCGCGTCGCCCCGATGGCTCGACGACGAGACGCTCGTCTTCGCCTCGAACCGCCGCGACTCGGGTCAACGCCAGCTCTTCGCCGTCACGCTCGACGGCGCGGTGACGCCGCTCGTCACCTCGCAGGGGACGAACGTCTCGCCCGCTCCCTCCCCGAACGGCGACCGGATCGCGTATCTCCACGCGGACGACGAACGCTCGCCCGAGCTTCGCGTCGTCTCCGTGATGAGCGACGCCCTCGACGGACTGGGCGACGGGCGCGATGAACGGGCCGCCGCGGGCGACCCCGCTCGGCTCACCGAATCTGTAGTCGAAGCGTGGCCCGTTTCCCCCGTGACCCCCGAGGAAGTCACCTTCGATAGTGCCGACGGCACGGAGATTCACGGCTACCTGTTCGACCCCCGCGAGACGGCGGCGGTCGCGGACGACGCGACGGGGTTGTCGAGCGTCGTCTGGGTCCACGGTGGCCCGATGCGCCAGATGCGCGCGGGCTGGCACCCCTCGCGGTCGTACAGCCTCCCCTACGCCTTCCATCAGTACCTCGCCGAACGGGGGTACGTCGGGCTGTTCGTCAACTACCGCGGGGGCATCGGCTACGGCAAGGCCTTCCGACAGGCCCTCGCCGACGGCTACGGCCGCGACGAGATGGACGACGTCGTCGCCGCCGCGGAGTACCTCCGCGAGCGGTCGTACACCTCCGACTCGGTGGGCGTCTGGGGCCTCTCCTACGGCGGCTACGCTACCCTGCAGATTCTGGGGACTCACCCCGAAGCCTTCGACGTGGGCGTCAACCTCGCCGGTCTCGCAGACGTCGAGAACTACGAATCGTGGGCCTACGAGTCGAAGTTCCCGGCGGTCGAATCGTCGCAGTCGGCCCAACTCGGCGGGAATCCTTGGGAGGCGTCCGAGGAGTGGGCAACCGCGAGTCCGGAGACCCACGTTGAGAACTACGAGTCGCCGCTCTACAACTTCCACGGGACCGCCGACGCGTACGTCAACTTCGAACAACTGGACATCGTCATCGACGCGCTGCTGGAACACGACAAGGAGTACGACGCCGACTACTACCCCGGCGAGGGCCACGTCTTCTCGAAGCGCGCGACGTGGCGGCGCACCTTCCGAAAAATTGCGCGCCTCTTCGACGACCACCTCTGA
- a CDS encoding zinc-dependent alcohol dehydrogenase family protein — MKAAVLREYGEPLEIEEVPDPAPDPHGVVIETEACGICRSDWHAWQGHGEWADDRVPKGQILGHEPAGRVVAVGDGVTRFEAGDRIAVPFNLGRGDCDYCQNGHGNVCSDGLALGFEADAPGAFAEQVHVPYADYNAVTLPEGVEAAEMAALGCRFSTAYHALAHRADLTPGDWVAVHGCGGVGLSAVHVADALGANVLAVDLDENTLAKARELGADETIGARDTTDVPEAIRSLTDSSDSNSAGAHISIDALGVAETCRNSIACLRTRGQHVQLGLTTDEERGEVSLPTDVMTRWEITFLGARGMPPTRYGELLRMVERGAVSPAKLVTKEVALDDVPDRLAAMDDYGTVGIEVVTEF; from the coding sequence ATGAAGGCCGCAGTTCTCCGCGAGTACGGCGAGCCACTCGAAATCGAGGAGGTGCCCGACCCGGCACCGGACCCGCACGGCGTCGTCATCGAAACCGAAGCCTGTGGCATCTGCCGAAGCGACTGGCACGCGTGGCAGGGTCACGGCGAGTGGGCGGACGACCGAGTCCCGAAGGGCCAGATTCTCGGCCACGAGCCCGCGGGACGAGTCGTCGCCGTCGGCGACGGCGTCACCCGATTCGAGGCGGGCGACCGCATCGCAGTCCCGTTCAACCTCGGTCGCGGCGACTGCGACTACTGCCAGAACGGCCACGGAAACGTCTGCTCGGACGGCCTCGCGCTCGGCTTCGAAGCCGACGCGCCGGGCGCGTTCGCCGAACAGGTTCACGTGCCCTACGCAGACTACAACGCGGTCACTCTCCCCGAGGGCGTCGAAGCCGCCGAGATGGCCGCGCTCGGCTGTCGATTCTCGACGGCGTACCACGCGTTGGCCCACCGCGCAGACCTAACGCCCGGCGACTGGGTGGCGGTCCACGGTTGCGGCGGCGTCGGTCTCTCTGCGGTTCACGTCGCCGACGCACTGGGTGCGAACGTCCTCGCAGTGGACCTCGACGAAAATACGTTGGCGAAAGCTCGCGAACTGGGGGCTGACGAGACCATCGGCGCCCGCGACACTACAGACGTGCCAGAAGCAATCAGGTCGCTCACCGACTCCAGCGACAGCAACTCGGCAGGAGCACACATCTCCATCGACGCGCTCGGCGTCGCTGAGACGTGCCGCAACTCGATTGCCTGCTTGCGAACTCGTGGCCAGCACGTACAACTCGGCCTGACCACCGACGAGGAACGCGGTGAAGTCTCACTGCCGACCGACGTGATGACGCGCTGGGAAATCACGTTCCTCGGCGCTCGCGGTATGCCTCCGACGAGGTACGGCGAACTCCTCCGGATGGTCGAGCGCGGCGCCGTCTCCCCTGCGAAACTCGTGACGAAGGAAGTCGCTCTGGACGACGTACCAGACCGACTCGCCGCGATGGACGACTACGGAACGGTCGGTATCGAAGTCGTCACGGAGTTCTGA
- a CDS encoding VOC family protein: MTHAFNWVEIPSTDFDRAVEFYSTVLDREVAVYEPETDKLDNQRAGMFDTDEGETGGMIVETDEFTTESGATVPYVPTADSGLVVYLTVGGDFDDALSRVESAGGEILVPKEPIPDSDAHYAIVTDTEGNRIGLMSAE, from the coding sequence ATGACGCACGCGTTTAATTGGGTCGAAATCCCGAGTACCGACTTCGACAGGGCAGTCGAGTTCTACTCGACGGTCCTCGACCGCGAGGTAGCGGTGTACGAACCCGAGACGGACAAACTCGACAACCAGCGGGCAGGCATGTTCGACACCGACGAGGGCGAGACCGGTGGCATGATAGTCGAGACCGACGAGTTCACGACCGAGAGTGGCGCGACGGTTCCGTACGTACCGACTGCCGACAGCGGTCTCGTCGTCTATCTGACCGTCGGTGGTGACTTCGACGACGCGCTCTCGCGGGTCGAATCCGCCGGTGGAGAGATACTCGTCCCGAAGGAGCCGATTCCCGACTCGGACGCTCACTACGCCATCGTCACGGACACCGAGGGGAACCGAATCGGTCTGATGTCCGCAGAGTAA
- a CDS encoding DUF1611 domain-containing protein yields the protein MNLRSAFDPPVPAVVLAEGEFGTAGGKTANGVVMHSELFDARAVVDSTRAGESAGDVLDRPGVGDVPVVASVEDALATAPAVEALVLGVAPAGGALPDSWTDDIRAAMTAGCDVVSGLHVFLGDREEWRELAEKTGTRIFDVRKPPDEADLRVGDGRTDDVDATVVLTLGTDCAVGKRTTTFELYRAAREAGYDAGWVATGQTGLMVGAHRGVVVDRVPADFTAGVVEAMVCAVAEDRDIVFVEGQAALCHRAYSGVTLSILHGAWPDAVVLADDPDRDRRAHFEQYPVESPTREARLVESLADATVAAISTWGDPALVGEEYDRPVANVYHEGGPGRLLDAVIEVTDQ from the coding sequence ATGAACTTGCGGAGCGCGTTCGACCCGCCTGTCCCGGCCGTCGTCCTCGCCGAGGGGGAGTTCGGAACCGCCGGCGGGAAGACGGCGAACGGGGTCGTCATGCACAGCGAACTGTTCGACGCCCGGGCGGTGGTCGATTCCACCCGGGCGGGGGAGAGCGCGGGGGACGTGCTGGACCGACCGGGCGTGGGAGACGTGCCGGTCGTCGCGTCGGTCGAGGACGCGCTCGCGACCGCGCCGGCGGTCGAAGCTCTCGTCCTCGGCGTCGCGCCGGCGGGCGGCGCGCTCCCAGACTCGTGGACGGACGACATCCGGGCGGCGATGACCGCGGGCTGCGACGTCGTGTCGGGCCTCCACGTCTTCCTCGGCGACCGCGAGGAGTGGCGCGAACTCGCCGAGAAGACCGGCACCCGCATCTTCGACGTGCGCAAACCGCCGGACGAAGCCGACCTGCGCGTCGGCGACGGTCGCACGGACGACGTGGACGCGACGGTCGTGCTCACCCTCGGCACCGACTGCGCCGTCGGCAAGCGGACGACCACGTTCGAACTGTACCGCGCGGCCCGCGAAGCAGGCTACGACGCGGGGTGGGTCGCGACGGGCCAGACCGGTCTCATGGTGGGCGCCCATCGCGGCGTCGTCGTCGACCGCGTTCCGGCGGACTTCACCGCTGGCGTCGTCGAAGCGATGGTCTGTGCGGTCGCCGAGGACCGCGATATCGTCTTCGTCGAGGGACAGGCCGCGCTCTGCCACCGCGCGTACTCGGGCGTGACCCTCTCCATCCTCCACGGTGCGTGGCCGGACGCCGTCGTGCTGGCCGACGACCCCGACCGCGACCGCCGGGCGCACTTCGAGCAGTACCCCGTCGAGTCGCCCACGCGCGAGGCTCGGCTCGTCGAGTCGCTGGCGGACGCGACGGTCGCGGCGATATCGACGTGGGGCGACCCCGCCCTGGTCGGCGAGGAGTACGACCGCCCCGTCGCGAACGTCTATCACGAGGGCGGCCCCGGGCGACTGCTCGACGCCGTTATCGAGGTGACGGACCAGTGA
- a CDS encoding C40 family peptidase, translating into MATPRHRVEHALRRCEIDHAPDPRVTVFDVTATREKDVLALSGAVLTSELKARAVSATERLADSPVVADDVAVLEAEAEERTVAEGVAPVRSEPDDDAEQVTQVLYGAAVTAYDRDGEWRRVRTPDGYVSWVQTAHLAESTPIEADAVVRAGCVGAERNREALYAGTDCEVVERGGRKGEVTVRFRTGERRTLSADALGSVTERATGEDVVETARRYLGTEYVWGGMTVEGVDCSGLTWLAYHRHGVDLPRDADLQRRIGEAVDRAELAPGDLLFFPGHVALSLGGERILHAEGDAGEVVVDSLDPAADWYNERLDEGFESAKRLL; encoded by the coding sequence ATGGCCACGCCACGCCACCGCGTCGAACACGCCCTCCGGAGGTGCGAGATCGACCACGCGCCGGACCCGCGAGTCACGGTCTTCGACGTGACCGCAACCCGAGAGAAAGACGTGCTCGCCCTCTCCGGTGCCGTCCTGACGTCCGAACTGAAAGCTCGCGCCGTCAGCGCGACCGAGCGACTCGCCGACTCGCCCGTCGTCGCCGACGATGTGGCCGTCCTCGAAGCCGAGGCCGAGGAACGAACCGTCGCCGAGGGCGTGGCCCCGGTCAGGAGCGAACCAGATGACGACGCCGAACAGGTGACGCAGGTGCTGTACGGCGCGGCCGTGACGGCCTACGACCGCGACGGTGAGTGGCGGCGGGTGCGGACGCCGGACGGGTACGTCTCGTGGGTCCAGACCGCCCACCTCGCCGAGTCGACGCCCATCGAAGCTGACGCGGTGGTGCGCGCCGGGTGCGTCGGGGCCGAACGAAATCGGGAGGCTCTGTACGCCGGTACCGACTGCGAGGTGGTCGAGCGCGGTGGACGGAAAGGAGAGGTGACGGTTCGCTTCCGGACCGGCGAGCGACGAACGCTCTCCGCCGATGCGCTCGGGTCGGTGACCGAGCGTGCGACCGGCGAGGACGTAGTCGAGACCGCCAGACGGTACCTCGGCACCGAGTACGTCTGGGGCGGGATGACCGTCGAGGGAGTCGACTGCTCGGGACTGACGTGGCTGGCGTACCACCGCCACGGCGTCGACCTGCCGCGGGACGCCGACCTACAGCGTCGCATAGGTGAGGCGGTTGACCGGGCGGAACTCGCGCCGGGCGACCTGCTGTTCTTTCCCGGACACGTCGCGCTGTCGCTCGGCGGCGAGCGGATCCTCCACGCGGAGGGCGACGCGGGCGAGGTAGTCGTCGATAGCCTCGACCCCGCCGCCGACTGGTACAACGAGCGACTGGACGAGGGGTTCGAGTCGGCGAAACGACTGCTCTAA
- a CDS encoding helix-turn-helix domain-containing protein, which yields MSVTRVSDPDGGDVTYKQVELALWHPDCWTLEVTDELADTHIVEKSLYPTDELVKGDFLLVSDGDVTLDEYTETIDAHRSVESVAVLKQSRERARVVVNYDRDHSIVPDIVNSEFMPVEPVYITGGVEYWTVLVRADRLADVVQSMRAEYDVDLRSVHEADPRDNVEFSDFVDQVSDQLSARQTESMLEAQRVGYYNWPRDVSANAVADELDVSNPTVLEHLRKGEQKVLNLFLDKLSKRKGQYR from the coding sequence ATGAGCGTCACACGCGTATCGGACCCGGACGGGGGGGACGTCACCTACAAGCAGGTCGAACTCGCGCTCTGGCATCCCGACTGCTGGACGCTGGAGGTGACCGACGAGCTCGCGGACACCCACATCGTCGAGAAGTCCCTCTACCCGACGGACGAACTGGTGAAAGGCGACTTCCTGCTGGTTTCGGACGGCGACGTCACGCTCGACGAGTATACCGAGACTATCGACGCCCACCGCTCGGTCGAGAGCGTGGCCGTCCTCAAACAGTCCCGAGAGCGCGCCCGGGTCGTGGTCAACTACGACCGCGACCACAGCATCGTCCCCGACATCGTCAACTCCGAGTTCATGCCGGTCGAACCGGTCTACATCACCGGCGGCGTCGAGTACTGGACCGTCCTCGTTCGGGCCGACCGCCTCGCGGACGTCGTCCAGTCGATGCGCGCGGAGTACGACGTCGACCTCCGGTCTGTCCACGAGGCCGACCCCCGCGACAACGTCGAGTTCTCCGACTTCGTGGACCAGGTGTCGGACCAGCTCTCGGCCAGACAGACCGAGAGCATGCTCGAAGCCCAGCGCGTCGGGTACTACAACTGGCCCCGCGACGTGTCGGCCAACGCCGTCGCCGACGAACTCGACGTGAGCAACCCGACGGTCCTCGAACACCTCCGAAAAGGCGAGCAGAAGGTGCTGAACCTCTTTCTCGATAAACTGAGCAAGCGCAAAGGGCAGTATCGATGA
- a CDS encoding aldo/keto reductase gives MEYVRLGSTGTKVSELCFGTWRFGKESDGTVETDRSTAHDLLDTFEAAGGNFIDTANVYGDPTGTAEEWIGDWLAGRDRRDFVLASKVYFGFDDGPNDSGLSRTHIRQQIRGTLERLGTDYLDVYYIHRWDDDVPIEETLTTLNDLVREGKVNYLAASSMAAWQLTKALWTSDVEGLERFEVTQPRFNAAYRAPVADYLDVCADQDLAVCPYSPLEGGFLTGKYDRKGRNPEGSRGELYEWDERFDDRQWAVLDEIRAVADENDATESQVALRWLADQREFQCVPIVGARTVEQLDENLGMMDVSLSEEQYDRIQGAYE, from the coding sequence ATGGAGTACGTCAGACTCGGTTCGACCGGCACCAAGGTCTCGGAACTCTGTTTCGGCACGTGGCGCTTCGGCAAGGAGTCGGACGGCACCGTCGAGACCGACCGCTCGACCGCACACGACCTGCTCGACACGTTCGAAGCAGCGGGTGGCAACTTCATCGACACCGCGAACGTCTACGGCGACCCCACCGGTACCGCCGAGGAGTGGATCGGCGACTGGTTGGCGGGCCGCGATAGGCGAGACTTCGTCCTCGCCAGCAAGGTCTACTTCGGGTTCGACGACGGGCCGAACGACAGCGGTCTCTCCCGGACGCACATCCGCCAGCAGATTCGGGGCACGCTCGAACGCCTCGGCACCGATTACTTGGACGTGTACTACATACACCGCTGGGACGACGACGTGCCAATCGAGGAGACCCTCACCACGCTGAACGACCTCGTGCGCGAGGGCAAGGTGAACTACCTCGCGGCGAGTTCGATGGCCGCGTGGCAACTGACGAAGGCGCTCTGGACGAGCGACGTCGAAGGACTCGAACGATTCGAAGTCACCCAACCAAGATTCAACGCCGCCTACCGCGCTCCGGTCGCTGACTACCTCGACGTCTGCGCCGACCAAGACCTCGCGGTCTGTCCGTACTCGCCGCTCGAAGGCGGCTTTCTCACCGGCAAGTACGACCGCAAAGGGCGGAATCCCGAGGGGTCGCGCGGCGAACTCTACGAGTGGGACGAGCGGTTCGACGACCGCCAGTGGGCCGTGCTGGACGAGATTCGAGCGGTCGCCGACGAGAACGACGCCACCGAATCGCAGGTCGCGCTCCGCTGGCTCGCCGACCAGCGGGAGTTCCAGTGCGTGCCAATCGTCGGTGCGCGAACGGTCGAGCAGTTAGATGAGAACCTTGGGATGATGGACGTGTCTCTCTCCGAGGAGCAGTACGACAGGATTCAGGGCGCGTACGAATAG
- a CDS encoding inorganic phosphate transporter has product MPDLVFWILVVLATVTGLLTAWALGANSNSPPFAPAIGANAISTMRAAFLIGILAALGALTQGGSISETVGAGLVDGVAITSLAATAGLLTATMFMAFGVYTGYPVPAAFATTGAMVGVGLSLGGSPAFDTYQRILTFWALVPPISGGLAYLTATLLRRDDIPETVGVPLLAALVGGIVANVQLSIVPAPPGAEQSSLASYLARLVAEPVAAGTAGTAGADFALAGVDVFVTGLDLAVGVVTLLLAGASFLFIRRRTQASVDKGVKTFLVALGSVVAFSSGGSQVGLATGPLENLYSAELGLPGIVLLALGGVGILAGAWMGSPRLLQATSREYAQLGIRRSIAALVPGFVIAQLAIALGIPISFNNIIISGVIGGGLAGGSAGVSRRKIGITLLFWVLTLVTSVGIGFGLYQAFALLLGA; this is encoded by the coding sequence GTGCCAGACCTAGTCTTCTGGATTCTCGTCGTCTTAGCGACTGTCACCGGACTCCTGACCGCGTGGGCACTCGGAGCCAACAGCAACTCGCCGCCGTTCGCACCCGCCATCGGAGCCAACGCCATCTCTACCATGCGAGCAGCGTTCCTCATCGGAATATTGGCCGCGTTGGGCGCGCTGACCCAGGGCGGGAGTATCTCCGAGACGGTCGGCGCGGGACTGGTTGACGGCGTCGCCATCACGTCGCTGGCGGCGACCGCGGGACTGTTGACCGCGACGATGTTCATGGCGTTTGGCGTCTACACAGGCTATCCGGTTCCGGCGGCGTTCGCCACGACGGGCGCGATGGTCGGCGTCGGACTGTCGCTCGGCGGGTCGCCCGCGTTCGACACGTACCAGCGAATTCTGACTTTCTGGGCGCTCGTGCCGCCGATTTCCGGTGGCCTCGCGTATCTCACTGCCACGCTCCTCCGGCGCGACGACATCCCCGAGACGGTCGGTGTTCCACTCCTCGCCGCTCTCGTCGGGGGTATCGTCGCCAACGTCCAACTGAGCATCGTCCCTGCGCCGCCCGGTGCCGAGCAAAGCTCGCTCGCCAGCTACCTCGCCCGACTCGTGGCCGAACCGGTTGCGGCAGGAACGGCAGGCACGGCGGGCGCAGACTTCGCGCTCGCTGGTGTGGACGTCTTCGTTACAGGACTCGACCTCGCCGTCGGCGTCGTCACGCTCCTCCTCGCGGGCGCGAGCTTTCTGTTCATCCGCAGACGAACGCAAGCGTCCGTAGACAAGGGAGTAAAGACGTTCCTCGTCGCTCTGGGGAGCGTCGTCGCCTTCTCCAGCGGCGGCAGTCAGGTCGGACTGGCGACCGGCCCACTCGAAAACCTCTACAGTGCTGAACTCGGCTTGCCCGGAATCGTCCTGCTGGCACTCGGCGGTGTCGGCATCCTCGCCGGTGCGTGGATGGGGTCGCCGCGACTGTTGCAGGCGACTTCTCGGGAGTACGCGCAACTCGGCATTCGACGCTCAATCGCCGCGCTCGTCCCCGGTTTCGTCATCGCCCAACTCGCCATCGCGCTCGGCATCCCCATCTCGTTCAACAACATCATCATCTCCGGTGTCATCGGTGGCGGCCTCGCTGGCGGTTCTGCTGGCGTCTCGCGGCGAAAGATAGGAATCACGCTGTTGTTCTGGGTGCTGACGCTCGTCACCTCCGTCGGCATCGGATTCGGTCTCTATCAGGCGTTCGCCCTGCTGCTCGGGGCGTGA
- a CDS encoding dipeptide epimerase produces MSTVAAVRVVPLNLALDAPFEIALGTRREAKNVLVEVETEAGVVGYGEGSPLPPVTGETQAAAVETCRAAADLLAGRDLADYRSLAADLRAAFPGMASALFALETAVLDAYCRSREIPLSEPFGGRPNSVETDLTIPIVEADAARERAASATDSGFSKLKVKTGDAVSDAVERVLAVADGAPRAELKVDANQGWSPTETRRFVRLVRDRGVDLALVEQPVRADDLAGLARVRDDVPIPVAADEAVFTPADALAVVRADAADVLNVKLGKSGPLATADIAAIADAANLDLMVGCMLESAVGIHASAHVVAGLGGFDYVDLDGNRLLAEDVAAEYGDGPQIDVTGPGHGVRPPEELLNQ; encoded by the coding sequence GTGAGCACCGTCGCGGCCGTTCGGGTCGTCCCCCTGAACCTCGCGCTCGACGCGCCGTTCGAGATCGCGCTGGGGACTCGCCGCGAGGCGAAGAACGTCCTCGTCGAGGTCGAAACGGAAGCCGGCGTCGTCGGCTACGGCGAAGGGTCGCCGCTCCCGCCGGTGACCGGCGAGACGCAGGCCGCCGCGGTCGAGACGTGTCGCGCCGCCGCCGACCTCCTCGCCGGTCGCGACCTCGCCGACTACCGCTCGCTCGCGGCGGACCTTCGGGCGGCGTTTCCGGGGATGGCGTCGGCACTGTTCGCGCTCGAAACCGCCGTCCTCGACGCGTACTGTCGGAGCCGAGAGATACCGCTGTCGGAACCGTTCGGCGGCCGTCCGAACTCCGTCGAGACGGACCTCACGATTCCCATCGTCGAAGCGGACGCGGCGCGCGAACGCGCCGCGTCCGCGACCGATTCGGGGTTCTCGAAACTCAAGGTGAAGACCGGCGACGCGGTGAGCGACGCCGTCGAGCGGGTCCTCGCCGTCGCCGACGGCGCGCCCCGCGCCGAACTGAAGGTCGACGCCAACCAGGGCTGGTCGCCGACGGAGACGCGCCGGTTCGTGCGCTTAGTTCGCGACCGCGGCGTGGACCTCGCGCTCGTCGAACAACCCGTTCGCGCCGACGACCTGGCCGGCCTCGCTCGCGTCCGTGACGACGTACCGATCCCGGTCGCGGCCGACGAAGCGGTCTTCACCCCCGCGGATGCCTTGGCGGTCGTCCGCGCGGACGCCGCGGACGTGCTCAACGTCAAACTGGGTAAGTCCGGACCGCTGGCCACCGCGGACATCGCGGCTATCGCCGACGCCGCGAACCTCGACCTGATGGTGGGATGCATGCTCGAAAGCGCGGTCGGCATCCACGCCAGCGCGCACGTCGTCGCCGGCCTCGGCGGGTTCGACTACGTGGACCTCGACGGAAATCGACTGCTGGCCGAGGACGTCGCAGCGGAGTACGGAGACGGGCCGCAGATCGACGTGACCGGTCCGGGTCACGGCGTCCGACCGCCGGAGGAACTATTGAATCAGTAA